In Ancalomicrobiaceae bacterium S20, the following proteins share a genomic window:
- the trxB gene encoding thioredoxin-disulfide reductase: protein MISSKVLIIGSGPAGYTAAIYAARAMLEPVLVAGIQPGGQLTVTTDVENYPGFADPIQGPWLVEQMRAQAEHVGTKIIYDHILEADLSKRPFTLKGDSGEIYQGDTLVIATGAQARWLGLPSETQYRGFGVSACATCDGFFYRGKEVVVVGGGNTAVEEALYLTNHASKVTVVHRRDHFRAERILQNRLFENPKIEVVWNSVIDEVLGAGDPPGVTGVRLKNVETGATTELPCHGVFVAIGHQPAVELFKDQVRLKPSGYIWTAPHSTATNIPGVFAAGDVADDVFRQAVTAAGMGCMAALEAERFLAGVSTHHAEAAE from the coding sequence ATGATCTCGTCGAAGGTTCTCATCATCGGTTCCGGCCCGGCCGGCTACACCGCCGCCATCTATGCCGCGCGCGCGATGCTCGAGCCCGTGCTGGTCGCCGGCATCCAGCCGGGCGGCCAGCTGACCGTCACCACCGACGTCGAAAACTACCCCGGCTTCGCCGATCCGATCCAGGGTCCGTGGCTGGTCGAGCAGATGCGCGCCCAGGCCGAGCACGTCGGCACCAAGATCATCTACGACCACATCCTCGAGGCCGACCTGTCGAAGCGGCCCTTCACGCTGAAGGGCGATTCCGGCGAGATCTATCAGGGCGACACGCTGGTGATCGCCACCGGCGCCCAGGCGCGCTGGCTCGGACTGCCCTCCGAGACCCAGTATCGCGGCTTCGGCGTCTCGGCCTGCGCGACCTGCGACGGCTTCTTCTACCGCGGCAAGGAGGTCGTCGTGGTCGGCGGCGGCAACACCGCGGTCGAAGAGGCGCTCTACCTGACCAACCACGCGTCCAAGGTCACGGTCGTGCATCGCCGCGACCATTTCCGCGCCGAGCGCATCTTGCAGAACCGCCTGTTCGAGAACCCGAAGATCGAGGTGGTCTGGAATTCCGTCATCGACGAGGTGCTCGGCGCCGGCGACCCGCCGGGCGTCACCGGCGTGCGGCTGAAGAACGTCGAGACCGGCGCGACCACCGAGCTGCCGTGCCACGGCGTCTTCGTCGCGATCGGCCACCAGCCGGCCGTCGAGCTGTTCAAGGATCAGGTGCGTCTGAAGCCGTCCGGCTACATCTGGACCGCGCCGCATTCGACCGCGACCAACATTCCCGGCGTCTTCGCCGCGGGCGACGTCGCCGACGACGTGTTCCGCCAGGCGGTCACCGCCGCCGGCATGGGCTGCATGGCCGCGCTCGAGGCCGAGCGCTTCCTGGCCGGCGTCTCGACCCACCACGCCGAAGCGGCCGAGTGA
- a CDS encoding DUF992 domain-containing protein translates to MKMFRVLAGGLLSAAVIGAASLGAAVPASAEARVQVGVLRCKIVGGVGFVVGSSRDIACHFAPAGRGRSERYAGSIDRFGIDIGATRKTSIVWGVFAPTNQMRPGALEGTYVGASAEATVGVGVGANALVGGFDRSITLNPISVQTQTGANIAAGVAGLKLRALR, encoded by the coding sequence ATGAAGATGTTTCGCGTTCTCGCCGGCGGCCTGCTTTCGGCCGCCGTTATCGGCGCGGCCTCGCTCGGGGCCGCCGTGCCGGCCTCGGCCGAGGCCCGCGTTCAGGTCGGCGTGCTCCGCTGCAAGATCGTCGGCGGGGTCGGTTTCGTGGTCGGTTCGTCGCGCGACATCGCCTGCCACTTCGCGCCCGCCGGTCGGGGACGCTCGGAACGCTATGCTGGCTCGATCGACCGGTTCGGCATCGATATCGGCGCGACGCGCAAGACCTCGATCGTCTGGGGCGTGTTCGCGCCGACCAACCAGATGCGCCCGGGCGCGCTCGAAGGCACCTATGTCGGGGCTTCGGCAGAGGCGACGGTCGGCGTCGGTGTCGGCGCCAATGCGCTGGTCGGTGGTTTCGATCGCTCGATCACGCTCAACCCGATCAGCGTCCAGACGCAGACCGGCGCCAATATCGCGGCCGGCGTCGCAGGTCTGAAGCTGCGCGCGCTGCGCTGA
- a CDS encoding hemolysin family protein: MLIVELGIFAFLTVLNAFFVMSEMALVSARKGRLLARAEDGDARAVRALELGENPSRFLSAVQIGITLTGLLAGASSGAQLSDRFADFLITTVPAVAVAAHQIAFAVVITLMTFVTIVLAELVPKRIAIANPEPIALAVAGTVDTVSRATKPFVSLLSMSSNAVLRLVRVTEGTGADVTEEEVKHVIAEGVEAGILDPEEREMLEGVMRIADRPVRAIMTPRPDLYWIDPNDPPERIRQEIAECPYSAVIVAEGAIDEPVGIVYKKDLLADALAGRPFDVRAAVKEPVIVPESAAVLKLLERFRGTPVHAAFVVDEYGGLMGLITLTDIIEGIAGDLADVDAPDPSGPFRRDDGSWLIDGDTGIDDLERLIDLPDLEHGGYHTLGGLMLSVLNRIPTEGDKATIGDFVFEVVDMDGRRIDKVLVTPKGGTRVLPEEEIA, encoded by the coding sequence ATGTTGATCGTCGAACTTGGAATTTTCGCCTTTCTGACCGTCCTGAACGCGTTCTTCGTCATGTCGGAGATGGCGCTCGTCTCGGCCAGAAAAGGCCGCCTCCTGGCCCGCGCCGAGGATGGCGACGCCCGTGCGGTGCGCGCTCTGGAACTCGGCGAGAACCCGAGCCGGTTCCTGTCCGCCGTGCAGATCGGCATCACGCTGACCGGGCTCCTGGCCGGCGCCTCCTCCGGCGCCCAGCTGTCGGATCGTTTCGCCGATTTTCTGATCACCACCGTGCCCGCGGTCGCGGTCGCGGCGCATCAGATCGCCTTCGCAGTCGTGATCACGCTGATGACCTTCGTGACCATCGTGCTGGCCGAACTGGTGCCGAAGCGCATCGCGATCGCCAATCCCGAGCCGATCGCGCTAGCGGTCGCCGGCACCGTCGACACGGTCAGCCGCGCGACCAAGCCGTTCGTTTCGCTTCTGTCGATGTCGTCCAACGCCGTGCTGCGCCTCGTCCGCGTCACCGAAGGCACCGGCGCCGACGTGACCGAGGAAGAGGTCAAGCACGTGATCGCCGAAGGCGTCGAGGCTGGCATCCTCGACCCCGAAGAGCGCGAGATGCTCGAAGGCGTCATGCGCATCGCCGACCGCCCGGTCCGCGCGATCATGACGCCGCGACCGGATCTCTACTGGATCGACCCGAACGATCCGCCGGAGCGAATCAGGCAGGAGATCGCCGAATGTCCCTACTCGGCCGTCATCGTGGCCGAAGGCGCGATCGATGAGCCGGTCGGCATCGTCTACAAGAAGGACCTGCTCGCCGACGCGCTCGCCGGCCGGCCCTTCGACGTGCGCGCCGCGGTGAAGGAACCGGTGATCGTGCCGGAGAGCGCGGCCGTGCTGAAACTGCTCGAGCGCTTCCGCGGCACCCCCGTGCACGCCGCCTTCGTCGTCGACGAGTACGGCGGGCTCATGGGCCTGATCACGCTGACCGACATCATCGAGGGCATCGCCGGCGACCTGGCCGACGTCGACGCACCCGACCCGAGCGGGCCGTTCCGGCGCGACGACGGCTCGTGGCTGATCGACGGCGACACCGGCATCGACGATCTGGAGCGGCTGATCGATCTGCCGGACCTCGAGCACGGCGGCTATCACACGCTCGGCGGCCTGATGCTCTCGGTCCTGAACCGCATCCCGACCGAGGGCGACAAAGCCACGATCGGCGATTTCGTATTCGAGGTCGTCGACATGGACGGCCGCCGCATCGACAAGGTGCTGGTCACACCCAAGGGCGGCACGCGTGTGCTGCCCGAGGAAGAGATCGCCTGA
- a CDS encoding LysR family transcriptional regulator gives MDWDKLRIFHAAAEAGSFTHAGESLDMSQSAVSRQVSALEQDLGVPLFHRHARGLILTEQGELLFRTAREVMLKLEQARSRLAETREKPSGSLRVTTTVGLGSSWLTARINEFCDLYPEVELELILDDQELDLSMRQADVALRIRQPVQPDLIQRKLFTIHFHLYAAAGYLKRFGNPETLEDLDEHRVITFGQSPPVYLRDMNWLETAGRPANSPRKPALRINNMIGIKRAAQRGVGIAMLPDYLIEADSDLVQLIPEADVPTLDCYFVYPEEMRNTARVKVFRDFLITKAERWTY, from the coding sequence TTGGACTGGGACAAGCTCCGGATCTTTCACGCGGCGGCCGAAGCAGGCAGCTTCACCCACGCGGGCGAATCGCTCGACATGAGCCAGTCCGCGGTCAGCCGACAGGTCAGCGCGCTGGAACAGGATCTCGGCGTACCGCTGTTCCATCGCCACGCCCGCGGCCTGATCCTGACCGAGCAGGGCGAACTCCTGTTCCGCACCGCCCGCGAGGTCATGCTCAAACTCGAGCAGGCGCGCTCGCGCCTCGCAGAGACGCGCGAGAAGCCGTCCGGCAGCCTTCGCGTGACCACCACGGTCGGTCTCGGCTCGTCCTGGCTCACCGCCCGCATCAACGAGTTCTGCGACCTCTACCCCGAGGTCGAGCTCGAGCTGATTCTCGACGACCAGGAACTCGACCTGTCGATGCGCCAGGCCGACGTGGCGCTGCGCATCCGCCAGCCGGTGCAGCCGGATCTGATCCAGCGCAAGCTGTTCACGATCCACTTCCACCTCTACGCCGCCGCCGGCTATCTGAAGCGCTTCGGCAACCCCGAGACGCTGGAGGATCTCGACGAGCACCGCGTGATCACCTTCGGCCAGTCGCCGCCGGTCTACCTGCGCGACATGAACTGGCTGGAGACCGCCGGCCGTCCGGCCAACAGCCCGCGCAAGCCGGCGCTCCGGATCAACAACATGATCGGCATCAAGCGCGCCGCCCAGCGCGGCGTCGGCATCGCCATGCTGCCGGACTACCTGATCGAGGCCGACAGCGACCTCGTCCAGCTGATCCCGGAAGCCGACGTGCCGACGCTCGACTGCTACTTCGTCTACCCGGAAGAGATGCGGAACACCGCGCGCGTCAAAGTCTTCCGCGACTTCCTGATCACCAAGGCCGAGCGCTGGACCTACTGA
- a CDS encoding glycosyltransferase family 4 protein, which yields MEVVAPNFKRRLSGVTATIQRLVPLQASRIAIAALGPGLGDRVPRIGFSDLLSFWKRPPGRPFRIWHARRNVETLAGLLLRDLLRMPLRVVFTSASQRRHTAWSRFLIGRVDAVISTSSATAAYLDRPSTVIRHGIDAERFHPAPDPATAWTTAGLPGQFGIGCFGRIRAQKGTDVFVDAMIRLLPGHPAFSAVIFGRATAQHTGFLDGLKARVLTAGLADRIVFAGEVDVDAIAAWYRRLAIFVAPQRWEGFGLTPLEAMASGVPVVATTVGAFPELVVEGETGRLVAPGDVGAMVAALEPLMADASARAAMGSAARRHVVDHFTLEAEAAAIIAVYERLWATG from the coding sequence ATCGAGGTCGTCGCGCCGAACTTCAAGCGCCGCCTCTCCGGCGTGACCGCCACGATCCAGCGGCTGGTGCCACTCCAGGCGAGCCGCATCGCCATCGCCGCGCTCGGCCCCGGCCTCGGCGACCGCGTGCCGCGCATCGGCTTCAGCGATCTCCTGAGTTTCTGGAAGCGCCCGCCCGGCCGGCCTTTCCGGATCTGGCATGCGCGCCGCAATGTCGAGACCCTCGCCGGCCTGTTGCTGCGCGACCTCCTGCGCATGCCCCTGCGCGTGGTCTTCACCTCTGCCTCGCAGCGCCGTCACACCGCCTGGTCGCGCTTTCTGATCGGCCGCGTCGACGCGGTGATCTCGACGTCGTCGGCGACAGCCGCCTATCTTGACCGCCCCTCGACCGTGATCCGCCACGGCATCGACGCCGAGCGCTTCCATCCCGCACCCGATCCCGCCACCGCTTGGACCACGGCCGGCCTGCCGGGCCAATTCGGCATCGGCTGCTTCGGCCGCATCCGCGCGCAGAAGGGCACCGACGTCTTCGTCGACGCGATGATCCGGCTGCTGCCGGGCCATCCCGCCTTCTCGGCCGTGATCTTCGGCCGAGCGACCGCGCAGCACACCGGTTTCCTCGACGGGTTGAAGGCGCGCGTGCTGACCGCCGGCCTCGCCGACCGGATCGTCTTCGCCGGCGAGGTCGACGTCGACGCGATCGCGGCATGGTATCGACGGCTGGCGATCTTCGTCGCGCCGCAGCGCTGGGAAGGTTTCGGCCTGACGCCCCTGGAAGCCATGGCCTCCGGCGTGCCGGTGGTGGCGACCACGGTCGGCGCGTTTCCCGAGCTGGTGGTCGAGGGCGAGACCGGCCGGCTGGTCGCCCCGGGCGACGTCGGCGCGATGGTCGCGGCCCTCGAACCGTTGATGGCCGATGCGAGTGCCCGTGCTGCGATGGGCAGCGCGGCCCGCCGGCACGTCGTCGATCATTTCACGCTGGAGGCCGAAGCCGCCGCGATCATCGCAGTCTACGAGCGGCTCTGGGCCACCGGCTGA
- a CDS encoding Lrp/AsnC family transcriptional regulator encodes MKIRLDETDWKILAELQADGRMTNVELARRVGISAPPCLRRVRALEEAGIITGYRTMLDEKALGFDLTAFAFVSLATQAEADLVAFEERVRAWAIVRECWILNGDVDFMLKCVAKDLRSFQDFVINELTKAPAVAGVKTALTLKTAKSEPTVAF; translated from the coding sequence ATGAAGATCCGCCTGGACGAGACCGATTGGAAGATCCTGGCCGAGTTGCAGGCGGATGGGCGCATGACCAACGTCGAACTCGCGCGCCGGGTCGGGATCTCGGCGCCGCCGTGCCTGCGCCGCGTCCGGGCGCTCGAAGAGGCCGGCATCATCACCGGCTATCGGACCATGCTCGACGAGAAGGCGCTCGGCTTCGACCTGACCGCCTTCGCCTTCGTGTCGCTCGCGACTCAGGCCGAGGCCGATCTGGTCGCGTTCGAGGAGCGCGTCCGGGCCTGGGCGATCGTGCGCGAGTGCTGGATTCTCAACGGCGACGTCGATTTCATGCTCAAATGCGTGGCCAAGGATCTGCGCAGCTTTCAGGATTTCGTGATCAACGAGCTGACCAAGGCGCCGGCGGTGGCGGGGGTCAAGACCGCCCTGACGTTGAAGACGGCGAAGTCCGAACCGACCGTGGCATTCTGA
- a CDS encoding ELM1/GtrOC1 family putative glycosyltransferase, which translates to MRILVLRDKKPGHYHQAEGIAAAAARIEPNAIERLDVRPRRLAHDMLRRRLLGWFLHRPELGLRLFYGIDARRIAPFDMIVGSGRPTIAAGVLLSRLLGVPFVYSGWPDGYDPDVFGLILVDSPRKAGAPNAAFVPVPSLIDPTALPKPKALKAPADLRGAELALMIGGEAHSHHYRPEDWAKLVTFIVRTSETLGIRWHVATSRRTPPEMRGRLEALLAEGRIVEFVDFERDGPGSADRLYGADAVVVTEDLISMLSEALTARRPAVALAPSQVKKTSDFEWVAVEAAAGHVAVMPIATATPERFADALVDLAPPEDDVRGRIASALRKVVPHVDGAPRVPPEDRDAAGRGSDRFAAE; encoded by the coding sequence TTGCGAATCCTGGTTCTCCGAGACAAGAAGCCCGGGCACTACCATCAGGCCGAGGGGATCGCGGCGGCGGCCGCGCGCATCGAGCCGAACGCGATCGAGCGGCTCGACGTTCGGCCGCGCCGGCTTGCCCATGACATGCTGCGGCGCCGGCTGCTCGGCTGGTTCCTTCACCGGCCCGAACTCGGGCTCCGGCTCTTCTATGGTATCGATGCGCGGCGGATCGCGCCTTTCGACATGATCGTCGGCTCCGGACGGCCGACGATCGCGGCCGGCGTGCTGCTGTCGCGGCTGCTCGGCGTACCCTTCGTCTATTCGGGCTGGCCGGACGGCTACGATCCGGACGTGTTCGGCCTGATCCTGGTCGACAGCCCGCGCAAGGCCGGCGCTCCGAACGCCGCCTTCGTGCCGGTGCCGAGCCTGATCGATCCGACGGCGCTGCCGAAGCCGAAGGCGCTCAAGGCACCCGCCGACCTGCGCGGCGCGGAACTGGCGCTCATGATCGGCGGCGAGGCGCATTCGCACCACTATCGGCCCGAGGACTGGGCCAAGCTGGTGACCTTCATCGTCCGCACGTCGGAAACGCTCGGCATCCGCTGGCACGTCGCGACCTCGCGCCGGACGCCGCCGGAGATGCGCGGGCGGCTGGAGGCCCTGCTCGCCGAAGGGCGGATCGTCGAGTTCGTCGACTTCGAGCGCGACGGGCCCGGGTCGGCCGACCGGCTCTATGGCGCCGATGCGGTGGTCGTCACCGAGGATCTGATCTCGATGCTGTCGGAGGCGCTGACCGCGCGCCGGCCGGCGGTGGCGCTCGCGCCGTCGCAGGTCAAGAAGACCTCGGACTTCGAATGGGTTGCGGTCGAGGCGGCGGCCGGGCACGTCGCGGTCATGCCGATCGCGACGGCGACGCCGGAGCGTTTCGCCGACGCATTGGTCGATCTGGCGCCGCCGGAGGACGACGTGCGCGGCCGGATCGCCTCGGCGCTGCGCAAGGTGGTGCCGCATGTCGACGGCGCGCCGCGCGTGCCGCCGGAAGACCGCGACGCCGCGGGGCGCGGCAGCGATCGCTTCGCCGCCGAATGA
- the greA gene encoding transcription elongation factor GreA → MEKIPMTPAGFAALEAELKNRQQVERPRIINAISEARAHGDLSENAEYHSAKEQQSLNEGRIAELEDKLSRAEVIDITKLSGTKVKFGATVTLLDEDTEEEKSYQIVGDMEADVKLGRISISSPIARALIGKDVGDTVEVISPGGARSYEIIKVRFA, encoded by the coding sequence ATGGAAAAGATTCCGATGACGCCGGCGGGCTTCGCCGCGCTCGAGGCGGAGCTGAAGAACCGCCAGCAGGTCGAGCGGCCGCGCATCATCAACGCCATCTCGGAAGCGCGCGCCCATGGCGACCTTTCGGAGAACGCCGAATATCACTCCGCCAAGGAGCAGCAGAGCCTCAACGAGGGCCGTATCGCCGAGCTCGAGGACAAGCTGAGCCGCGCCGAGGTCATCGACATCACCAAGCTCTCCGGCACCAAGGTGAAGTTCGGCGCGACGGTGACGCTGCTCGACGAGGACACCGAGGAGGAGAAGAGCTACCAGATCGTCGGCGACATGGAAGCCGACGTGAAGCTCGGCCGCATCTCGATCTCCTCCCCGATCGCGCGCGCGCTGATCGGCAAGGACGTCGGCGACACCGTCGAGGTGATCTCGCCCGGCGGCGCCCGCTCCTACGAGATCATCAAGGTCCGGTTCGCCTGA
- the msrP gene encoding protein-methionine-sulfoxide reductase catalytic subunit MsrP: MVSFIRRRPWEIRESAATPEALFFDRRQVLAGLGGAVAAGGLIGAGAIGSSRAAFAAGGPIDDLFPPKRNEAFKLDRALTPEAANGSYNNFYEFGFDKGIADRAAKLKPFPWSVTIDGLCNKPQKLDAVELIRKMPIEERLYRHRCVEAWSMTIPWTGFPLAELVKLADPKPEAKYLRMETFLDPKIAVMQAQTWYPWPYVEGLTLAEATNDLAFIAIGAYGKPLPNQHGAPLRLSVPWKYGFKSIKSIVKFSFVKERPKSYWEGLQASEYGFWANVNPAVPHPRWSQATERVLGTPDTVPTQIYNGYGEQVAGLYKDLAGERLFM; the protein is encoded by the coding sequence ATGGTCAGCTTCATCCGCCGCCGTCCCTGGGAGATCCGCGAGAGCGCGGCGACGCCGGAGGCCCTGTTCTTCGATCGCCGCCAGGTGCTGGCCGGGCTCGGCGGCGCCGTCGCGGCCGGCGGCCTGATCGGCGCGGGCGCGATCGGCAGTTCGCGGGCGGCATTTGCGGCCGGCGGGCCGATCGACGACCTGTTCCCGCCCAAACGCAACGAGGCGTTCAAGCTCGACAGGGCGCTGACGCCGGAGGCGGCGAACGGCTCCTACAACAATTTCTACGAATTCGGCTTCGACAAGGGCATCGCCGATCGCGCCGCGAAGCTGAAGCCGTTTCCGTGGAGCGTGACGATCGACGGGCTCTGCAACAAGCCGCAGAAGCTCGACGCGGTCGAGCTGATCCGCAAGATGCCGATCGAGGAGCGGCTCTACCGGCACCGCTGCGTCGAGGCGTGGTCGATGACCATCCCCTGGACCGGCTTCCCGCTCGCCGAACTGGTCAAGCTCGCCGACCCGAAGCCGGAGGCGAAATACCTGCGCATGGAGACATTCCTCGATCCGAAGATCGCGGTGATGCAGGCGCAGACTTGGTATCCCTGGCCCTATGTCGAGGGCCTGACCCTCGCCGAGGCGACCAACGACCTCGCCTTCATCGCGATCGGCGCCTATGGCAAGCCGCTGCCGAACCAGCACGGCGCGCCGCTTCGGCTCTCGGTGCCGTGGAAGTACGGCTTCAAGTCGATCAAGTCGATCGTGAAGTTCTCCTTCGTGAAGGAGCGGCCGAAGAGCTACTGGGAAGGGCTGCAGGCGTCCGAGTACGGCTTCTGGGCCAATGTGAACCCGGCCGTGCCGCATCCACGCTGGAGCCAGGCGACCGAGCGCGTGCTCGGGACGCCGGACACGGTGCCGACCCAGATCTACAACGGCTACGGCGAGCAGGTCGCCGGGCTCTACAAGGATCTCGCGGGCGAGCGGCTGTTCATGTGA